Proteins found in one Larimichthys crocea isolate SSNF chromosome I, L_crocea_2.0, whole genome shotgun sequence genomic segment:
- the LOC113746816 gene encoding sterol 26-hydroxylase, mitochondrial: protein MAAWLSQSVMWRKGSWLLQCPIAVARVYSRRVESDSSAPGHLYTFQDKPRTVEDLPRVSFLELMYRLTFQGFLSRIHELQIYEKQRHGPIYKDALKSVCVTTPKLLEEIMRNDDKFPNRGDMSLWQEHRNLRGFGYGPFTENGENWYNVRTVLNKRMLHPKDSAQYGDTLNGVVTDFIKRMYYLRQCSPTGDLVTNMANELYHFSLEAIASILFETRLGCLEKEIPAGTQDFINSISKMFSNNFVVMLLPKWSRGILPYWGRYIEGWDGIFSFATKLIDKKMEFIQQCLDNNEEVKGEYLTYLLSNTQMSTKDVYGNITELLLAGVDTTSNCLTWTLHLLSMDPKSQDRLYEEVSTFVPADQIPSAADVTRMPYLKAVIKESLRMYPVVPMNGRVIADKNVTIGGYQFSKNTHFTLGNYAISHDEDTFPESFTFKPERWLRDCHDRPNAFGNLPFGFGVRGCVGRRIAELEMYLVLFRLIRQFEVKPDPTMGELKCINRTVLIPDKPVSLHFVDRVSQNTA from the exons ATGGCTGCATGGTTGTCCCAGAGTGTAATGTGGAGGAAAGGCTCCTGGCTGCTGCAGTGTCCTATCGCTGTGGCCCGGGTCTACTCCAGGAGGGTGGAAAGTGACTCCTCTGCCCCTGGGCACCTCTATACCTTCCAGGACAAGCCTCGGACTGTAGAGGACCTCCCACGTGTCAGTTTCTTGGAGCTGATGTACAGACTGACTTTTCAGGGTTTCCTCAGCCGTATACATGAGCTACAG ATCTATGAGAAACAGAGACACGGGCCCATATACAAAGACGCATTAAAGTCAGTGTGCGTTACTACTCCAAAGCTGCTGGAGGAAATCATGAGGAATGACGACAAGTTCCCTAACCGAGGAGACATGTCTCTGTGGCAAGAGCACCGCAACTTGAGAGGATTTGGCTACGGACCTTTTACAGA GAACGGGGAGAACTGGTACAATGTCAGAACGGTGCTGAACAAGCGCATGCTGCATCCGAAGGACTCTGCACAGTATGGCGACACTCTCAATGGCGTTGTTACAGACTTCATCAAGAGGATGTACTACTTGCGTCAATGCAGCCCCACAGGAGATTTGGTGACTAATATGGCCAATGAGCTCTATCATTTCTCACTAGAGG CTATTGCCTCCATACTGTTTGAGACGAGGCTTGGGTGTCTGGAAAAGGAAATCCCTGCCGGTACACAAGACTTCATCAACTCAATATCCAAGATGTTCTCCAACAACTTTGTTGTGATGTTGCTGCCCAAGTGGAGCCGCGGTATACTGCCCTACTGGGGGCGTTACATTGAAGGCTGGGATGGTATCTTTAGCTTTG CTACGAAGTTGATTGACAAGAAGATGGAGTTCATTCAGCAATGCTTGGACAACAACGAGGAGGTCAAAGGCGAATACCTAACATACCTCCTCTCAAACACTCAGATGAGCACTAAAGATGTGTATGGCAACATCACCGAACTACTTTTAGCTGGAGTGGACACG ACCTCCAACTGCCTCACATGGACTTTACACCTGCTGTCCATGGACCCTAAAAGTCAGGACAGACTTTATGAAGAAGTGTCCACATTCGTACCAGCAGACCAAATACCTTCTGCTGCAGATGTCACTCGGATGCCATATTTAAAGGCTGTTATCAAGGAATCATTGAG GATGTACCCTGTGGTTCCTATGAACGGAAGAGTCATAGCAGACAAGAATGTTACGATTGGTGGATATCAGTTTTCAAAGAAC ACCCATTTCACGCTCGGTAACTACGCCATCAGTCATGATGAGGATACATTCCCAGAATCATTCACATTTAAGCCGGAGAGGTGGCTCCGTGACTGCCATGACAGGCCAAATGCCTTTGGCAACCTCCCGTTTGGCTTTGGAGTGAGAGGCTGCGTTGGTCGACGGATTGCTGAGCTTGAGATGTATTTGGTTCTGTTTCGA CTGATCAGGCAGTTTGAGGTCAAACCAGACCCCACAATGGGAGAGTTGAAATGCATCAACCGCACTGTTCTGATACCAGACAAACCAGTAAGCCTACACTTTGTGGACAGAGTAAGTCAAAACACAGCTTGA